A genomic stretch from Rhodomicrobium vannielii ATCC 17100 includes:
- a CDS encoding iron transporter gives MNYRIAGIAALSACFIISAASAKEIPIGEAQEKSGLRVGAVYLQPVEIDAPELMRDPKESDFHVEADITAAKDNAWGIEEGLWFPGLVVRYELTRLDDKKTVSGDLVPDIATDGFAYCNNIKLPGAGGAGKYKLTLTVAPPGDNKKQRIARHVDKENGVPEWFKPFSLDYEFTYAGTGKKGAY, from the coding sequence GTGAATTATAGAATAGCTGGCATCGCCGCGCTTTCTGCGTGCTTTATTATTTCCGCAGCTTCGGCGAAAGAAATTCCAATTGGCGAAGCTCAAGAAAAAAGCGGCCTTCGCGTAGGTGCCGTTTACCTTCAGCCCGTGGAAATCGACGCTCCCGAGTTGATGCGCGACCCGAAAGAATCCGACTTTCACGTCGAAGCGGACATCACCGCCGCAAAAGACAATGCGTGGGGCATCGAGGAAGGTCTCTGGTTTCCGGGGCTTGTCGTGCGCTACGAACTGACGCGCCTTGACGACAAAAAGACTGTTTCGGGCGATCTCGTCCCGGACATCGCGACCGATGGCTTCGCTTATTGCAACAACATCAAGCTTCCCGGCGCTGGTGGGGCGGGCAAGTACAAGCTGACGCTGACCGTTGCGCCTCCCGGCGACAACAAGAAGCAGCGTATCGCTCGCCATGTGGATAAGGAAAACGGCGTTCCTGAATGGTTCAAGCCGTTCTCGCTCGACTACGAGTTCACTTACGCGGGCACCGGCAAGAAGGGTGCGTACTAA
- a CDS encoding carbohydrate porin — protein sequence MTTMTMRTACSAAAILALGFGANAALADENDGLPEASIATSLNGGPDASARAALAAKGITYGINYIGETFTNSGGAKDGSIYQGRLEVFVDADLEKLAGFKGLTFHANGYQIHGKGLGDNLGGPLMAISSIEAEASTRLFELWLEQKFGERVSVRAGQLAVDSEFFTTETGGAFINSTFGWAGIWAADVPQGGNAYPLATPGARVQVNLTDALTFRAAIYNGSPANPNCDDPQACNDHGTDFRTQDDPFLVQEIEYKYNQAAKGGAKDGGYKGYKDFAPAPSGITSLPGTIKFGSWQHTSDFSDVYSATLRNDPKTLFDSNYGFYGSIDQQIYALPDDPTKGINVFARLAGAPTDRNAVDFYFDGGVVFSGFIPSRPDDSFGAGFAYASVSDDAIKADSTLNYESMAEIFYKAQIVPGLTIQPDLQYMWNVGGVEKGGEDAIYGGVRISVAY from the coding sequence ATGACAACAATGACGATGCGCACGGCGTGCAGCGCCGCTGCGATCTTGGCGCTCGGTTTCGGGGCGAACGCTGCGCTCGCGGACGAGAATGATGGACTTCCGGAAGCATCCATTGCGACCAGCCTCAACGGTGGTCCGGATGCAAGCGCGCGCGCCGCACTCGCCGCGAAAGGCATCACCTACGGCATCAATTATATCGGTGAGACGTTCACCAATTCGGGCGGCGCGAAGGACGGCTCGATCTATCAGGGTCGCCTCGAAGTCTTCGTCGACGCCGACCTTGAAAAGCTTGCGGGCTTCAAGGGCCTGACGTTCCACGCCAACGGCTATCAGATCCACGGCAAGGGGCTTGGCGACAACCTCGGCGGCCCGCTCATGGCCATCAGCTCCATCGAGGCCGAAGCGTCGACGCGCCTTTTTGAACTCTGGCTCGAACAGAAGTTCGGCGAGCGCGTTTCGGTTCGCGCCGGTCAGCTTGCGGTCGACAGCGAATTCTTTACCACCGAAACCGGCGGCGCCTTCATCAACAGCACCTTCGGCTGGGCCGGCATCTGGGCGGCGGACGTTCCGCAAGGCGGCAACGCCTACCCGCTGGCGACGCCCGGCGCGCGCGTGCAGGTCAACCTGACGGACGCGCTGACGTTCCGCGCGGCGATCTACAATGGCAGCCCTGCGAACCCCAATTGCGACGACCCGCAGGCGTGCAACGATCACGGCACCGACTTCCGCACGCAGGACGATCCGTTCCTGGTTCAGGAAATCGAGTACAAGTATAATCAGGCTGCCAAGGGCGGCGCGAAGGACGGCGGCTACAAGGGCTACAAGGACTTTGCTCCGGCGCCCTCAGGCATCACGAGCCTTCCCGGCACGATCAAATTCGGTTCTTGGCAGCACACGTCAGATTTCTCAGACGTTTACAGCGCTACGCTTAGAAACGACCCGAAGACGTTGTTCGACTCGAACTACGGCTTCTACGGCTCGATCGATCAGCAGATCTACGCGCTGCCTGACGACCCGACGAAGGGCATCAACGTGTTCGCCCGCCTCGCCGGTGCGCCCACGGATCGCAACGCGGTGGACTTCTACTTCGACGGCGGCGTTGTCTTCTCGGGTTTCATCCCGAGCCGTCCGGACGACAGCTTCGGCGCGGGCTTCGCCTATGCAAGCGTTTCGGACGACGCGATCAAGGCCGATTCGACGCTCAATTACGAATCCATGGCCGAAATCTTCTATAAGGCTCAGATCGTTCCCGGCCTGACGATTCAGCCCGACCTCCAATACATGTGGAACGTCGGCGGCGTCGAAAAGGGCGGTGAAGACGCGATCTACGGCGGCGTGCGCATCTCCGTCGCTTACTAA
- a CDS encoding superoxide dismutase has protein sequence MAFELPALPYAYEALQPYMSAETLQYHHDKHHQAYVDTGNNLLKGSGLEDKGLEDIVKAAYGKNQPLFNNAGQHYNHLHFWKWMKPNGGGKSLPGKLAAKIDSDLGGYDKFREAFIEAGKTQFGSGWAWLTLKDGKLEVTKTPNGENPLVHGGVPLLGVDVWEHSYYIDYRNARPKYLEAFVDNLVNWEYVEELFEKAHG, from the coding sequence GTGGCATTCGAACTTCCCGCCCTCCCCTACGCGTACGAGGCTTTGCAGCCCTACATGTCGGCGGAAACGCTGCAATACCATCACGACAAGCACCATCAGGCGTACGTCGATACGGGCAACAACCTGCTCAAGGGGTCCGGCCTCGAAGACAAGGGCCTTGAGGACATCGTCAAGGCGGCATACGGCAAGAACCAGCCGCTGTTCAACAACGCTGGCCAGCACTACAACCATCTGCATTTCTGGAAGTGGATGAAGCCGAACGGCGGCGGCAAGTCGCTGCCTGGCAAGCTCGCAGCGAAGATCGACAGCGATCTCGGCGGCTACGACAAGTTCCGCGAGGCGTTCATCGAGGCGGGCAAGACGCAGTTCGGTTCCGGCTGGGCCTGGCTCACGTTGAAGGATGGCAAGCTCGAAGTCACCAAGACGCCGAACGGCGAAAACCCGCTCGTACATGGCGGCGTGCCGCTTCTGGGCGTCGACGTGTGGGAGCACTCCTACTACATCGACTATCGCAACGCGCGGCCGAAATATCTGGAAGCCTTCGTCGATAACCTCGTCAACTGGGAATACGTTGAGGAATTGTTCGAGAAGGCCCACGGCTGA
- the lysA gene encoding diaminopimelate decarboxylase yields the protein MHHFSYKNGILHAEGAALDAIARDVGTPFYCYSTATIERHYRVFAEAFTGLDALVCYAIKANSNVSVIRTLAKLGSGADVVSEGEIRRALAAGIPADKIVFSGVGKTEAEMAFALDAGIYGFNVESEAELRALSQVASGRGRTARIAFRINPDVDAKTHAKISTGKSEHKFGVSWRDARALYALARDLPGLDVAGVHMHIGSQITHMEPFRDAFDLMANLVEDLRRDGHTISYVNLGGGLGIPYRWDQEVPPLPSDYAEIVIGLSNRLGARLLFEPGRIIVGNAGILVTQVIYSKHSGEKRFVIVDAGMNDLVRPTLYDAYHDIWPVNEAQRNASIGRADVVGPVCETGDFLAKDRDMPELAPGDLIAVMTAGAYGAAQSSTYNTRRLVPEVLVNGADYAVVRPRPSYEDMLRAEPLAGWLR from the coding sequence ATGCATCATTTTTCTTACAAGAACGGCATCCTTCATGCCGAGGGTGCCGCTCTCGACGCTATCGCTCGCGATGTCGGCACACCGTTTTACTGCTACTCCACCGCCACGATAGAGCGCCATTATCGCGTGTTCGCCGAGGCCTTCACCGGTCTGGACGCGCTCGTCTGCTACGCCATCAAGGCCAACTCCAACGTGTCGGTGATCCGCACGCTGGCGAAGCTCGGCTCCGGCGCGGATGTGGTCTCCGAGGGCGAGATCCGGCGCGCGCTGGCGGCGGGCATCCCGGCTGACAAGATCGTGTTCTCGGGCGTCGGCAAGACCGAGGCTGAAATGGCCTTCGCGCTCGACGCAGGCATTTACGGCTTCAACGTCGAGAGCGAGGCCGAGCTTCGCGCGCTTTCTCAGGTTGCCAGCGGACGCGGCAGGACAGCGCGCATCGCGTTTCGCATCAACCCCGACGTGGACGCCAAAACCCACGCCAAGATTTCCACCGGCAAATCCGAACACAAATTCGGTGTAAGCTGGCGCGACGCGCGCGCGCTTTATGCCCTCGCCCGCGACCTGCCGGGCCTCGACGTGGCGGGCGTGCACATGCACATCGGCAGCCAGATCACACATATGGAGCCGTTCCGCGACGCCTTCGACCTGATGGCGAACCTCGTGGAAGATTTGCGCCGCGACGGCCACACGATTTCCTATGTCAATCTCGGCGGCGGGCTCGGTATTCCCTATCGCTGGGATCAGGAAGTTCCGCCTCTGCCGAGCGACTATGCCGAGATCGTCATCGGCCTGTCGAACCGGCTCGGCGCGAGACTTCTGTTCGAGCCGGGGCGCATCATCGTCGGCAATGCGGGCATCCTCGTCACGCAGGTCATCTATTCCAAGCACAGCGGCGAAAAGCGCTTCGTCATCGTGGACGCGGGCATGAACGACCTCGTTCGCCCGACGCTTTACGACGCCTATCACGACATCTGGCCCGTGAACGAGGCGCAGCGGAACGCCAGCATCGGCCGCGCCGATGTCGTCGGGCCGGTGTGTGAGACGGGCGATTTCCTCGCGAAGGACCGCGATATGCCGGAGCTTGCGCCGGGCGATCTCATCGCGGTGATGACGGCGGGTGCTTATGGCGCGGCGCAGTCGTCCACTTACAACACGCGGCGGCTCGTTCCTGAGGTGCTCGTCAACGGCGCGGATTACGCCGTGGTGCGTCCGCGCCCGAGCTACGAAGACATGCTGCGCGCCGAGCCGCTCGCGGGCTGGCTTCGGTAA
- a CDS encoding lipoprotein: protein MTGLSRNLVLAFVLALGLSACGKKSDLQRPLPPPDVPKDAKGKVDPDRPFILDPLLR from the coding sequence ATGACTGGCTTAAGTCGCAATCTGGTACTTGCTTTCGTGCTCGCGCTTGGGCTGTCGGCCTGCGGGAAAAAGAGCGACCTTCAACGCCCTTTGCCGCCGCCGGACGTGCCAAAAGACGCAAAAGGAAAGGTTGACCCGGATCGGCCCTTCATTCTGGACCCGCTCCTGCGTTAA